The Actinomycetota bacterium genome contains a region encoding:
- a CDS encoding lysophospholipid acyltransferase family protein, with the protein MNLRSVPTFALGLAATGAVMAASVRTRAGTPSARRIEPLVRTWARAWLIPAGVRLEVEGRHHVTPGQRYVVVSNHLSNLDSMVLLAGLGLPLRFLAMRELFDVPLLGSALRRLGMIEVDRDNPHSAMIAQGVSQAMADGASVMVFPEGQTSHDGSLNRFRIGAFSIAIEQEVPILPVTLIGTREVWAPGDNAIHRGVVRFVIHKAIETQGLTQQDAPALREQSRASIASAQCSPFRG; encoded by the coding sequence GTGAATCTTCGATCGGTTCCGACATTCGCATTGGGTCTCGCAGCAACAGGCGCTGTCATGGCTGCCAGCGTGCGCACGCGAGCAGGCACACCAAGTGCGCGCCGAATTGAACCTCTCGTTCGCACCTGGGCCCGCGCATGGTTGATTCCCGCCGGAGTGCGCCTTGAGGTGGAGGGTCGGCACCATGTCACGCCTGGTCAGAGGTACGTGGTCGTGTCCAATCACCTCTCCAACCTCGACTCCATGGTGCTGCTTGCCGGTCTGGGGCTCCCCCTCAGATTCCTAGCAATGCGGGAGCTCTTCGATGTACCGCTGCTGGGCTCCGCGCTTCGCAGGCTCGGCATGATCGAGGTCGACCGCGACAATCCGCACAGCGCGATGATTGCGCAGGGAGTCAGTCAAGCGATGGCTGATGGCGCCAGCGTCATGGTGTTTCCGGAGGGGCAGACCTCGCACGACGGCAGTCTCAATCGCTTTCGCATCGGTGCCTTTTCCATTGCGATCGAGCAAGAAGTCCCCATCTTGCCCGTCACACTCATTGGTACGCGAGAGGTGTGGGCACCTGGTGACAACGCAATTCACCGCGGCGTTGTCCGATTCGTCATTCACAAAGCCATCGAGACTCAAGGTCTCACCCAGCAGGACGCTCCTGCTTTGCGAGAGCAGTCGCGTGCCTCCATCGCTTCAGCCCAATGCTCACCATTTCGAGGCTGA
- a CDS encoding copper resistance protein CopC encodes MARPPRPRARRLASVAVALVGMTVIAAGPMTVSAFAHSDLISTLPSNSARLDRPPAKVSFAFDSPLLQGTATIAILGSHNNLLESQKVTPDGETISMAWPAELHTGAYQVRYRGVSGDGHPVAGAINFTIEGSASAKVSPSMVIAPEQGALVAAGVSAMAAQSSTASVFTAVLMSLGFLILAAMAGGLSRVRREKGV; translated from the coding sequence ATGGCGCGACCTCCCCGACCACGCGCGCGAAGATTGGCCAGTGTTGCAGTTGCCCTCGTAGGGATGACCGTGATTGCGGCTGGTCCGATGACCGTCAGCGCCTTTGCCCACTCTGATCTCATCTCGACTTTGCCCTCAAACAGTGCTCGACTGGATCGCCCACCCGCAAAAGTGTCCTTTGCCTTTGACAGTCCGCTCCTGCAAGGCACTGCAACAATTGCCATCCTTGGCTCGCACAACAATCTCCTGGAGTCGCAGAAAGTGACTCCAGACGGCGAAACGATCTCCATGGCGTGGCCGGCTGAACTGCACACTGGCGCATATCAAGTCCGGTATCGAGGAGTCTCGGGCGATGGCCACCCTGTTGCCGGTGCCATCAACTTCACGATCGAGGGCTCAGCAAGTGCCAAGGTGTCGCCATCGATGGTGATTGCGCCGGAGCAGGGCGCCTTGGTTGCTGCTGGAGTTTCGGCAATGGCGGCACAGAGCTCAACGGCCAGCGTATTCACAGCAGTGCTCATGTCCTTGGGATTTCTGATCCTGGCAGCCATGGCTGGGGGTCTGTCGCGCGTTCGGCGTGAAAAGGGAGTATGA
- the ilvA gene encoding threonine ammonia-lyase IlvA — protein sequence MIGQRGTEPALPLSRDQVDAAAIDEAAGRLVGVVSTTPLERNARLSDLTDADVWLKREDLQTVRSYKARGAYNLIAQLDKTARSAGVVAASAGNHAQGVAYACLALGVRGRVYLPRTTPRQKQDRIAALGGSMIEIIVGGDNYDEVASSAAADAIATGATIVPAFDDVRTIAGQGTVIREAVEQLGVSPDFVIVPVGGGGLLAGSIAWLVERHPNTRIIGVEPAGAASVAAAIAAGAPVTLSQIDTFVDGAAVRRVGDVTFPIIARSKVQLVAVPEGRVCSEMLALYQTDGIIAEPAGALASSALGMAAVNIPKSAKVVCVLSGGNNDVSRYAEIVERALIFEERKHYFLVDFPQEPGALRRFLDEVLGPNEDITLFEYVKRSNRETGPALVGIELASASDLPGLLARMEAAPPRIEKIDAASPLFRFLL from the coding sequence ATGATCGGACAACGTGGAACTGAGCCCGCCCTGCCATTGAGTCGAGATCAGGTCGACGCAGCCGCTATTGATGAAGCTGCTGGGCGATTGGTAGGCGTCGTCTCGACAACTCCACTTGAGCGCAACGCTCGACTGTCAGATCTGACCGATGCAGACGTATGGCTCAAGCGCGAGGATCTGCAGACGGTGCGGTCCTACAAGGCGCGAGGTGCCTACAACTTGATCGCCCAACTGGACAAGACCGCACGTTCAGCCGGAGTGGTGGCGGCAAGTGCCGGAAATCATGCGCAGGGAGTTGCCTACGCCTGTCTTGCACTTGGCGTGCGAGGAAGGGTCTACCTTCCACGAACGACTCCCCGCCAGAAGCAGGATCGAATAGCCGCATTGGGCGGCAGCATGATCGAGATCATCGTGGGGGGTGACAACTATGACGAGGTGGCCTCCTCAGCAGCAGCTGATGCCATTGCCACGGGCGCCACTATCGTGCCGGCCTTTGACGATGTGCGAACCATCGCGGGCCAAGGAACGGTGATCCGTGAGGCCGTGGAGCAATTGGGAGTATCCCCAGACTTTGTCATCGTTCCCGTCGGGGGAGGCGGGCTGCTCGCTGGATCCATCGCTTGGCTTGTTGAACGCCACCCGAATACGCGCATCATCGGTGTGGAGCCTGCGGGCGCTGCCAGTGTCGCAGCAGCCATCGCCGCGGGAGCGCCTGTGACCTTGAGCCAGATCGACACTTTTGTTGATGGTGCAGCAGTGCGCCGAGTGGGCGACGTGACCTTTCCGATCATCGCGCGCTCCAAGGTGCAGCTGGTTGCCGTTCCCGAGGGGCGAGTGTGCAGCGAAATGCTTGCGCTCTATCAAACGGACGGCATCATCGCGGAGCCTGCGGGCGCACTGGCAAGTTCAGCCCTGGGTATGGCGGCAGTGAACATTCCCAAGTCCGCAAAGGTCGTCTGCGTGCTCTCGGGCGGAAACAATGACGTGAGTAGATATGCCGAGATTGTCGAGCGTGCGTTGATCTTCGAGGAGCGCAAGCACTACTTCCTGGTCGACTTCCCTCAGGAGCCGGGAGCGCTGCGCCGATTCCTGGATGAGGTGCTCGGCCCCAATGAAGACATCACGCTCTTTGAGTACGTCAAACGCAGCAACCGTGAGACTGGCCCTGCGTTGGTTGGTATCGAACTTGCAAGCGCAAGCGACCTGCCAGGTCTACTTGCGCGCATGGAGGCAGCTCCGCCGCGCATTGAGAAGATCGACGCAGCGAGTCCGCTCTTCCGCTTCCTTCTGTGA
- a CDS encoding Ig-like domain-containing protein: protein MKRLLSTVAALAVVGSGIGFAASASAATSVNLSVRNGVVGVAQTIDASVSESTGVGTPAGTVTFYANGAVIGTDTVGGNQGSNAQMIWTPKNSGPESIMASFSGGGSDTENVSVNSVDTTSSVTAPGNAAGGSQVTLQAQVRARQGSYVPTGTVTFSSSSSTIGAASLNAQGLATINYTIPTGVNSVNVYAAYGGDSNANSSGRSSAANIKVSAVGSTVALSVPQTNYQNTSVPLTAKITPSSGTGSVTFTVDGRTIGTASVSNGAAGVTWVPTALGNPTVKAAYTGGNGVAASSDSKVVAVTQALKADAIIVDPVGDPGPILHNAVFVLPNGSSIAATVTAASGLPVKVAVTGPCAWNGTTFTVQGVGGNCSVVTTTSGGNGYSPTTLSFSISTAVGKQTATVAAPKSGTYKRGRYLTLAKIGTVTNLNKPIVWRVTSGASKCKLVKSAGQVKLRLASRGSCWVQAFAPGVPGQWSSFLTKRNYRVR, encoded by the coding sequence ATGAAACGCTTACTCAGCACTGTCGCAGCACTTGCTGTAGTCGGGTCCGGAATCGGATTCGCTGCATCAGCGTCTGCAGCAACATCGGTCAATCTCTCAGTCAGGAACGGCGTCGTAGGTGTTGCACAGACCATTGACGCTTCGGTTTCCGAATCGACTGGGGTTGGCACTCCTGCTGGAACAGTCACGTTCTATGCCAATGGCGCCGTGATCGGCACTGACACAGTCGGTGGCAATCAGGGTTCCAATGCACAGATGATCTGGACGCCGAAGAATTCGGGTCCCGAATCGATCATGGCTTCCTTCAGCGGTGGAGGCTCCGATACTGAGAACGTGTCGGTGAATTCAGTCGATACGACTTCCTCTGTCACTGCTCCTGGCAATGCTGCCGGGGGTTCGCAGGTGACACTGCAGGCGCAGGTGCGTGCCAGGCAGGGTTCTTACGTGCCAACCGGAACAGTGACGTTCAGCTCGTCATCGTCAACCATTGGTGCCGCCAGCTTGAACGCCCAGGGTCTGGCCACGATCAACTACACGATTCCCACTGGTGTGAATTCAGTGAATGTATATGCGGCCTACGGTGGAGATTCCAATGCCAATTCATCGGGACGCAGTTCGGCGGCGAATATCAAGGTGTCAGCGGTTGGCTCCACGGTTGCGCTCAGCGTGCCTCAGACCAACTACCAGAACACCTCGGTCCCGCTGACCGCCAAGATCACTCCTTCATCAGGCACCGGTTCGGTGACCTTCACCGTTGACGGCAGGACTATTGGCACAGCATCGGTCTCCAACGGAGCCGCTGGAGTTACCTGGGTGCCAACGGCACTCGGCAATCCCACAGTCAAAGCTGCCTACACGGGTGGCAACGGTGTTGCCGCCTCCTCAGACAGCAAGGTCGTTGCCGTGACTCAGGCCCTGAAGGCTGATGCGATCATCGTTGACCCAGTTGGCGATCCAGGACCCATTCTGCACAACGCGGTATTCGTTCTGCCGAATGGTTCTTCAATCGCAGCAACAGTGACGGCGGCGTCAGGCTTGCCTGTCAAGGTTGCAGTTACTGGGCCGTGCGCTTGGAACGGTACGACCTTCACCGTTCAAGGTGTTGGCGGCAACTGCTCAGTTGTGACCACGACCTCAGGTGGCAACGGCTATTCGCCAACGACCCTGTCCTTCTCGATCTCTACAGCAGTTGGCAAGCAGACCGCAACGGTCGCTGCTCCGAAGTCGGGCACCTACAAGAGGGGCCGCTACTTGACCTTGGCCAAGATTGGCACCGTGACAAACCTGAACAAGCCGATTGTCTGGAGGGTGACTTCAGGTGCTTCCAAGTGCAAGCTCGTGAAGAGTGCCGGCCAGGTGAAGTTGCGTCTTGCTAGCCGCGGATCGTGCTGGGTGCAGGCATTTGCTCCCGGAGTTCCCGGACAGTGGTCATCGTTCCTGACTAAGCGCAATTACCGCGTCAGATAA
- a CDS encoding acyl-CoA dehydrogenase family protein, with translation MAPHSETVEDFRQRARVWLADNMPKAGTMPKRAGIDPEEQNWLDARDLQKLLFSGGFAGICFPTEYGGQGLTRDYQAAFNQESAPYEMPVALNVPSLGICSAMLLDMGTEEQKQKYVRGAISGELVLCQFLSEPSGGSDLAGLLTRAQRDGDTYIINGQKCWSTYAFAADYATCLVRTDWDAPKHRGLSMIIVPVHDPATHMNRVQMVNGSNEFCEEFFTDLVVPAENLVGTENDGWTVGQRQLFYERQAVGGGSPYASGMARARGTSHDSLTPIGLARKVGKDKDPAVRELVGWAHAQEVANAQLIRRVTKGMASYDYPAHSSSMMRLGSAETNQLRTDVMFELAGELSVVGQVGDRSLLKEVGVAALMRQSASIAGGSTEMSRNMISERVLMMPREYAADRDVPFREVRRGR, from the coding sequence ATGGCCCCGCACTCAGAAACAGTCGAGGACTTCCGCCAGAGAGCAAGAGTCTGGCTCGCAGACAACATGCCAAAAGCCGGCACCATGCCCAAGCGGGCGGGGATTGATCCCGAAGAGCAGAACTGGCTGGACGCACGAGATCTGCAGAAGTTGCTGTTCTCTGGAGGGTTCGCCGGCATCTGCTTTCCGACCGAGTACGGAGGTCAGGGCCTGACTCGCGACTATCAAGCTGCCTTCAATCAGGAGTCGGCGCCGTATGAGATGCCAGTTGCGCTCAACGTGCCGTCCCTAGGCATCTGTTCGGCGATGTTGCTGGATATGGGCACTGAAGAGCAGAAGCAGAAGTACGTGCGGGGTGCGATCTCAGGAGAACTGGTCTTGTGTCAGTTCCTGTCCGAGCCCAGTGGCGGTTCAGACCTCGCTGGGCTGCTGACTCGCGCACAGCGCGATGGTGACACCTACATCATCAATGGACAAAAATGTTGGAGTACGTATGCATTCGCCGCGGACTATGCGACATGTCTGGTGCGAACAGACTGGGACGCACCCAAGCACCGTGGCCTTTCCATGATCATCGTCCCGGTCCATGATCCGGCCACTCACATGAATCGCGTGCAGATGGTCAATGGATCCAATGAGTTCTGTGAGGAGTTCTTCACCGATCTTGTTGTGCCAGCGGAGAATCTGGTCGGAACCGAGAACGATGGCTGGACCGTGGGGCAGCGTCAGTTGTTCTATGAACGCCAGGCAGTCGGTGGGGGCTCGCCCTACGCCAGCGGCATGGCTCGCGCTCGGGGCACCAGCCATGACTCCCTGACGCCGATTGGCCTGGCGCGCAAGGTGGGTAAAGACAAGGACCCAGCTGTGCGTGAACTCGTGGGCTGGGCGCACGCGCAAGAGGTTGCCAATGCTCAGCTCATCCGACGAGTCACCAAGGGGATGGCTTCCTATGACTATCCGGCCCACTCGAGTTCGATGATGCGTCTTGGCTCTGCAGAGACCAATCAATTGAGAACCGACGTGATGTTCGAACTGGCCGGCGAGCTGTCTGTCGTTGGTCAGGTCGGAGACCGCAGCTTGCTGAAGGAGGTAGGTGTCGCGGCTCTGATGCGCCAGTCAGCAAGCATCGCTGGCGGTTCCACGGAGATGAGTCGCAACATGATCTCCGAGCGCGTGTTGATGATGCCGCGTGAATACGCAGCCGACCGCGATGTGCCGTTCAGGGAAGTGCGTCGAGGGCGCTGA
- a CDS encoding HD domain-containing protein, with product MARPHLVLSDRYFEAVRYTALAHAHQTRKGGNIAYMSHLLGVSSLIIEAGGDEDQAIAGLLHDVAEDQGGLWRLAEVRTVFGDRVADIVLGCSDSLDDDDDGYWPIYWERKQRYLDRLETESVDLVMVSIADKVHNSRALVTDLQAYGIEVFNKFHGSPREIIHYYRECFRIGVNAGVSHVLTVPLATAIRDIEFLVYG from the coding sequence ATGGCACGCCCGCACCTCGTTCTGTCGGACCGCTATTTCGAGGCGGTTCGATATACCGCGCTCGCCCACGCCCACCAGACGCGCAAGGGCGGCAACATCGCCTACATGTCCCACCTCCTTGGCGTTTCGAGTCTGATCATCGAAGCTGGCGGTGATGAGGACCAGGCCATTGCCGGCTTGCTGCACGATGTTGCAGAAGATCAAGGTGGGCTCTGGCGGCTGGCCGAAGTGCGCACTGTGTTTGGTGATCGAGTTGCAGACATCGTGCTGGGTTGCAGCGATTCACTCGATGATGATGACGACGGCTATTGGCCCATCTACTGGGAGCGCAAGCAGCGTTACCTGGATCGTCTGGAGACCGAATCAGTGGATCTTGTGATGGTCTCCATTGCCGACAAGGTGCACAACTCGCGAGCCCTCGTCACGGATCTGCAGGCTTATGGCATTGAGGTCTTCAATAAATTCCACGGATCGCCGCGTGAAATCATTCATTACTACCGCGAGTGCTTCCGGATTGGCGTCAATGCTGGCGTGAGCCACGTGCTGACTGTCCCGCTGGCCACCGCCATCCGCGACATCGAATTCCTCGTTTACGGCTAG
- a CDS encoding antibiotic biosynthesis monooxygenase, translating into MKDTGGAGVEPYVLIIHEVDDYDVWKQVFDQAAELRKAAGEISYQLLREHSADRNLVHLSRWTSLDVARAFFESAELVELRRSAGVQPPRFLYLESVESGVLS; encoded by the coding sequence ATGAAAGATACTGGAGGAGCAGGCGTGGAGCCGTATGTATTGATCATTCATGAAGTGGATGACTATGACGTCTGGAAGCAGGTCTTCGATCAGGCTGCGGAGTTGCGCAAGGCCGCAGGTGAGATCAGTTATCAACTTCTGCGCGAGCATTCCGCTGACCGCAATCTCGTGCATCTGTCGCGGTGGACGTCACTTGATGTCGCTCGAGCCTTCTTTGAATCAGCTGAGTTGGTCGAGCTGCGAAGATCGGCCGGCGTGCAGCCTCCGAGGTTTCTGTACTTGGAATCTGTGGAGTCCGGGGTGCTGTCGTAG
- a CDS encoding thioesterase family protein codes for MSLTLTDLAPLRDIRKTDEGYDVNTLVTPHGGIYGAYLMFQQVLIAELAAPGKRVISLQTAFANGGVSGQPCQVTVDTLQSGRSFAFLSLTFRQGELIVTRAEVMLTIDEDDYLRHDNPWSPIATAAGWPETTSGIFPGSATRWPGSSPTELAVRYATDEAQLDDSTTRALTALVTEPTVMAALMSFNEVPAQAGRVAGNVLTQNVTLLRPVDLSKGLLVRSRARYAGAGRVHGEGNLEDESGTLIGTFTTTGVLRGPRS; via the coding sequence GTGAGTTTGACCCTGACCGACCTTGCCCCACTTCGCGACATCCGCAAGACCGATGAAGGCTATGACGTCAACACCCTGGTGACTCCGCACGGCGGCATCTATGGCGCCTACCTCATGTTCCAGCAGGTGCTGATCGCTGAGTTGGCCGCTCCAGGCAAGCGCGTCATCTCCTTGCAGACCGCCTTTGCAAACGGCGGAGTGAGTGGGCAGCCGTGTCAGGTCACCGTGGACACCTTGCAAAGTGGCCGATCCTTTGCCTTCCTGAGTCTGACCTTCCGCCAAGGCGAGCTCATCGTCACCCGCGCCGAGGTCATGCTGACCATCGATGAGGACGACTACCTGAGGCACGACAACCCCTGGTCGCCCATCGCCACAGCAGCAGGCTGGCCTGAGACCACCTCGGGCATCTTCCCCGGCAGCGCCACTCGTTGGCCCGGTTCCAGCCCTACCGAGCTCGCCGTCCGGTACGCCACCGACGAAGCTCAACTCGATGACTCCACCACGCGCGCGCTCACTGCGCTCGTGACTGAGCCGACCGTGATGGCAGCACTCATGAGCTTCAATGAAGTGCCAGCGCAGGCCGGAAGGGTGGCAGGCAATGTACTCACCCAGAACGTGACCTTGCTTCGACCCGTGGATCTGTCCAAGGGGCTGCTTGTCCGATCCAGGGCTCGATACGCGGGCGCCGGGCGGGTGCACGGGGAAGGAAATCTGGAGGATGAGTCAGGCACCCTGATTGGCACCTTTACCACCACTGGTGTCCTGCGCGGACCTCGAAGTTGA
- a CDS encoding enoyl-CoA hydratase/isomerase family protein produces MVAKVEEWDAAGLQYEVVDEVAWLRLNRPQKRNAIDLPLRRALLAAIHEASEDNGAKCAVITGNGSVFSAGADLTQPGGPTEVPADRRRPAPLTARDDGILYGWARLFEAIWRSETPFISAVNGVAAGGGCQLALGCDLIIASEEAAFWEVFVRRGLPIEGGGAWLLPRMVGLPRAKQIALFGDPIPAKQAEEWGLINLCVPADELISTAADWAGRLAKMSAPNSGPSMGNEGMDLSFRVGHIKSQINMGMETSMLASFREEATLLAMNPGAMGH; encoded by the coding sequence ATGGTTGCCAAGGTTGAAGAGTGGGACGCAGCAGGACTTCAGTACGAGGTCGTGGACGAAGTCGCATGGCTGCGATTGAACCGCCCCCAGAAGCGCAATGCCATTGACCTGCCCCTGCGCCGAGCCCTGCTCGCGGCAATTCACGAGGCCAGTGAAGACAACGGTGCCAAGTGCGCCGTGATCACTGGCAATGGTTCGGTCTTCTCGGCCGGTGCAGACCTCACGCAGCCGGGTGGACCAACGGAGGTTCCCGCTGATCGCCGCCGCCCTGCTCCCCTGACCGCCCGCGATGACGGAATCCTGTACGGCTGGGCTCGACTGTTCGAAGCCATCTGGCGCAGCGAGACTCCATTCATCAGCGCAGTCAACGGTGTTGCTGCCGGTGGTGGCTGTCAGCTGGCTCTGGGCTGCGATCTCATCATCGCCTCTGAAGAAGCTGCCTTCTGGGAGGTCTTTGTGCGACGCGGTCTGCCAATTGAAGGTGGTGGCGCCTGGCTGCTGCCTCGCATGGTGGGATTGCCCCGAGCCAAACAGATTGCCTTGTTCGGCGACCCGATCCCTGCCAAGCAGGCAGAGGAATGGGGCCTGATTAACCTGTGTGTTCCTGCCGATGAGCTCATCAGCACGGCTGCTGACTGGGCTGGGCGTTTAGCAAAGATGAGCGCTCCCAACAGTGGCCCTTCAATGGGGAATGAGGGCATGGACCTCAGCTTCCGCGTTGGCCACATCAAGAGCCAGATCAACATGGGCATGGAAACCTCGATGCTCGCGTCCTTCCGCGAAGAGGCAACCTTGTTGGCTATGAACCCAGGTGCGATGGGTCACTGA
- a CDS encoding NAD(P)H-binding protein, whose amino-acid sequence MSKLVIYGATGYAGSRIVAEAAGRGHEVTAVARNVADAPAIHGVTYVAGDFYDAELMRDLTKDADVMVSAIHAHSADGSSILTALPTLIEVAQRNGARIGIVAGAGSLYVAEGGEQVRVAYASALPAEAMPEINTHAEFLETLRETPEDVDWFFVSPALSFGSHVPGERTGNYRVGGDVLLTDADGLSAISGDDYAIAFVDEIEKPVHHRKRFTVAY is encoded by the coding sequence ATGAGCAAGCTCGTAATTTATGGCGCAACGGGATATGCGGGAAGCCGCATTGTGGCTGAAGCAGCAGGCCGGGGACACGAAGTCACTGCTGTTGCACGCAACGTCGCTGATGCACCCGCAATTCACGGAGTCACCTATGTCGCCGGGGACTTCTACGACGCTGAGCTGATGCGTGACCTCACCAAAGACGCTGACGTCATGGTCAGCGCCATCCACGCGCATTCAGCTGACGGCTCCTCGATCCTGACTGCTTTGCCGACGCTTATCGAGGTCGCACAGCGCAATGGAGCCCGTATTGGGATCGTCGCCGGCGCCGGAAGCCTGTACGTCGCCGAAGGCGGCGAGCAGGTCCGCGTCGCATATGCGTCTGCTCTGCCGGCGGAGGCAATGCCTGAGATCAACACTCACGCAGAATTCCTGGAGACGCTGCGGGAGACTCCAGAGGATGTCGATTGGTTCTTCGTGAGCCCAGCTCTTTCCTTTGGCTCGCATGTTCCCGGCGAACGCACCGGCAACTACCGCGTGGGCGGCGACGTCCTTCTCACCGATGCTGACGGTCTGTCGGCAATCAGCGGCGACGACTATGCGATCGCCTTTGTCGATGAGATCGAAAAGCCTGTGCACCATCGCAAGCGCTTCACAGTCGCGTACTGA
- a CDS encoding M15 family metallopeptidase, giving the protein MRFTHLRVAAVLTLCSSAVLGLGGTSQAEDATAPPMPTINVRLIGLATSEQLFQIEVFADEITPLPTGQPVTASWTDAATGIVSTSSAVVEADNIARFQIQSWRSTAVTVVYGASTAMVEVSVAPARARITAPAKAPPQQLAYRINLDPAAIGLGANSSVAMLSSERQASMTGKSWHQGCIAFSSLREVQINYWGVDGYRHRGILIANAAVVPSIRKAFTALYNHGYRLRSMHPVDVYGKNRASIGANDYASMAAGNTSMFNCRYQVGKEHRRVWSPHANGRALDINPWENPYLARGGVVPNRWWFDTRASSPLVIRGNSPVTTILRANNWRWGAWFKDYQHFDYRG; this is encoded by the coding sequence ATGCGATTCACTCACCTGCGAGTCGCCGCCGTCCTGACGCTGTGCTCAAGTGCTGTACTTGGCCTCGGAGGCACTTCGCAAGCAGAGGATGCGACTGCCCCGCCGATGCCAACCATCAACGTGCGGCTCATTGGACTGGCAACGTCAGAGCAGCTCTTCCAGATCGAAGTCTTTGCTGACGAGATCACACCCTTGCCAACCGGGCAGCCGGTAACGGCAAGTTGGACTGATGCAGCCACGGGAATTGTGTCAACGTCGAGCGCAGTTGTTGAGGCGGACAACATCGCTCGCTTTCAGATTCAGTCCTGGCGCAGCACCGCGGTCACCGTGGTCTACGGAGCCTCCACTGCGATGGTCGAGGTGTCCGTTGCTCCCGCTCGGGCTCGCATCACAGCTCCCGCAAAGGCCCCGCCTCAGCAGTTGGCCTACCGCATCAATCTTGATCCTGCCGCAATTGGCCTTGGAGCCAACTCCTCGGTGGCAATGCTGAGTTCTGAAAGGCAGGCATCCATGACAGGCAAGTCCTGGCACCAAGGCTGCATTGCCTTCTCGTCTCTACGAGAGGTGCAGATCAATTACTGGGGCGTGGACGGTTACCGACACCGAGGAATCCTGATTGCCAATGCTGCAGTGGTGCCTTCGATCCGCAAGGCCTTCACAGCTCTGTACAACCATGGCTATCGCCTGCGATCGATGCACCCTGTCGACGTTTACGGCAAGAATCGAGCGAGCATCGGCGCCAATGACTACGCGTCCATGGCAGCCGGCAACACGTCAATGTTCAACTGCCGCTATCAAGTTGGCAAGGAGCACCGGCGCGTCTGGAGTCCGCATGCCAATGGTCGAGCTCTGGACATCAACCCGTGGGAGAACCCTTACCTCGCGCGAGGCGGTGTGGTGCCAAATCGCTGGTGGTTTGACACTCGCGCAAGTTCGCCGTTGGTCATTCGAGGCAACTCCCCTGTCACCACGATCCTGCGCGCCAATAACTGGAGATGGGGCGCATGGTTCAAGGACTATCAGCATTTTGACTACCGCGGCTAG
- a CDS encoding CoA ester lyase — MSASDRIARSRRSVLAVPGSSTKMLEKAKGLAVDALFMDLEDAVAPLAKQEARENIVAALTGGGYGDKILSVRVNDWTSQWTYADVIAVIDGAGAQLDCIMLPKAQTAEQVIALDLLITQLELANGLTPGAIGIEVQIENALGLVNVNAIAASSPRLETIIFGPADFMASINMKSLVVGEQPPGYDVGDAYHHILMSILMAARANGKLAIDGPYLAIKDPEGLRRVASRSAALGLDGKWVLHPDQVDVVNEIFSPLQSDYDHAELILDAYDYYTSAAGGSRGAVMLGSEMIDEASRKMALVISAKGRAAGLERTTAFEVPA; from the coding sequence ATGTCAGCCAGCGATCGCATCGCGCGAAGCCGCCGCTCTGTTCTTGCGGTGCCGGGCTCCAGCACCAAGATGCTGGAGAAGGCAAAGGGGCTTGCTGTTGACGCCCTTTTCATGGATCTTGAGGATGCGGTCGCGCCGCTTGCCAAGCAGGAGGCTCGCGAGAACATCGTGGCCGCACTCACTGGTGGGGGCTACGGAGACAAGATCCTCAGCGTTCGTGTCAATGACTGGACCAGTCAGTGGACTTACGCGGATGTCATCGCAGTCATCGACGGAGCTGGCGCACAACTGGACTGCATCATGCTGCCCAAGGCGCAGACCGCTGAGCAAGTGATCGCCCTGGACCTGCTCATCACCCAGCTTGAATTGGCAAATGGGCTCACGCCTGGTGCCATCGGCATTGAAGTGCAGATTGAGAACGCGCTTGGGCTGGTGAACGTCAATGCCATTGCCGCATCGAGTCCGCGCTTGGAAACCATCATCTTTGGGCCTGCAGATTTCATGGCCAGCATCAACATGAAGTCGCTGGTTGTGGGGGAGCAGCCACCTGGCTATGACGTAGGTGACGCCTACCACCACATTCTGATGAGCATCCTGATGGCCGCTCGCGCGAACGGGAAACTTGCCATCGATGGCCCCTACCTGGCAATCAAGGATCCCGAAGGTCTTCGCCGCGTAGCCTCGCGCTCTGCTGCCCTTGGACTGGACGGCAAGTGGGTGCTGCACCCCGACCAGGTCGATGTGGTGAACGAGATCTTCTCTCCGTTGCAGAGTGACTATGACCATGCTGAGCTGATTCTTGATGCCTACGACTACTACACATCAGCTGCAGGCGGCTCGCGAGGTGCCGTGATGCTCGGAAGCGAGATGATCGACGAGGCCTCCCGCAAGATGGCGCTGGTGATCTCCGCCAAGGGACGTGCTGCTGGGCTGGAACGCACTACGGCTTTCGAAGTGCCTGCTTAG